One window of Myripristis murdjan chromosome 8, fMyrMur1.1, whole genome shotgun sequence genomic DNA carries:
- the tmem150b gene encoding modulator of macroautophagy TMEM150B has translation MWLWALLPVCLSVFGTVGIWTVFGIAVSNGSVNLTEGFPYISKCGTYNPQSCLFSQICNICAFLALWVVVIRFQQIRDFGYHGKANKISIVLGFISTFGISILGNFQQSVIMGVHLLGAFLAFFIGLAYFWVQLFLTYRTEPSQHKHWVGPARATGCTICTILVIIMSVLHNTGYRSWAAIGEWVLVMLFFFLFGLFAAEFKHIDYHHLIVQKQALSNCKDSEPVEMNGHMA, from the exons ATGTGGCTGTGGGCACTGCTTCccgtttgcctgtctgtctttggcACTGTGGGCATTTGGACGGT GTTTGGTATAGCTGTATCAAATGGTTCTGTCAACTTAACAGAAGGGTTCCCGTATATCAG CAAATGTGGCACTTACAACCCCCAGAGCTGTCTCTTCTCCCAGATCTGTAACATCTGTGCTTTTTTAG CCCTGTGGGTTGTGGTGATCCGCTTCCAACAGATCAGGGACTTCGGGTACCATGGAAAAGCCAACAAGATCAGCATTGTTTTGGGGTTCATCTCCACCTTTGGAATCTCCATCCTCGGTAACTTCCAG CAATCAGTCATAATGGGAGTTCACCTCTTGGGAGCGTTCCTCGCTTTCTTCATTGGCCTGGCCTACTTCTGGGTGCAGCTGTTTCTAACCTATCGGACTGAGCCGTCCCAGCACAAACACTGGGTGGGCCCTGCCAGGGCGACCGGCTGCACCATTTGTACCATCTTGGTCATCATCA tgtCTGTCCTCCACAACACAGGATACCGTTCATGGGCTGCCATCGGTGAATGGGTCTTAGTCATGTTGTTCTTCTTCCTGTTCGGCCTCTTTGCTGCAGAGTTCAAACACATCGACTACCACCACCTCATTGTGCAGAAACAGGCTCTTAGCAACTGCAAGGACAGCGAACCGGTGGAGATGAATGGTCACATggcatga
- the adsl gene encoding LOW QUALITY PROTEIN: adenylosuccinate lyase (The sequence of the model RefSeq protein was modified relative to this genomic sequence to represent the inferred CDS: inserted 1 base in 1 codon), with product MEAADEFVKYRSPLVSRYASKEMAYNFSDRKKFTTWRKLWIYLAKAEKALGLPITDAQILELESHAEDIDFAMAAEEERKLRHDVMAHVHTFAHCCPTAAPIIHLGATSCYVGDNTDLIMLRDGFDILLPKLARVIDRLANFAEKYADLPTLGFTHYQPAQLTTVGKRACLWLQDLAMDMRNLQRARDDLRFRGVKGTTGTQASFLQLFXGDHDKVEELDRMVTEMAGFKKAYLVTGQTYSRKVDIDSLSNLASLGATVHKICTDIRLLANLKEIEEPFEKEQIGSSAMPYKRNPMRAERCCSLARHLVALLSDPLQTASVQWLERTLDDSANRRISLPESFLTADIILSTLQNITEGLVVYPKVIERHIRHELPFMATENIIMAMVKAGGNRQDCHEKIRVLSQQAAAVVKQEGGDNDLLARVQADPYFTPILGQLDALLDPKTFIGRAPQQVARFLSEEVRPLLEPYKAKMDVKIELEL from the exons ATGGAGGCAGCGGACGAGTTTGTGAAGTATCGCTCCCCGCTGGTGTCCAGATACGCCAGCAAGGAGATGGCCTACAACTTCAGCGACAGGAAGAAGTTCACAACGTGGAGAAAGCTGTGGATCTACCTGGCCAAAGCGGAGAAG gCTCTGGGTCTGCCCATCACCGACGCCCAGATTCTGGAGTTGGAGAGCCATGCGGAGGACATCGACTTTGCCATGGCGGCCGAGGAGGAGCGCAAGCTGAGGCACGACGTCATGGCTCACGTCCACACCTTTGCACACTGCTGCCCCACCGCTGCTCCCATCATCCACCTGGGTGCCACCTCTTGCTACGTGGGAGACAACACC GATCTGATTATGTTGCGTGATGGATTTGACATCTTGTTGCCTAAG CTGGCCAGAGTGATCGACCGACTGGCAAACTTTGCAGAGAAATACGCTGACCTCCCCACGCTCGGCTTCACGCACTACCA GCCAGCCCAGCTGACCACTGTGGGGAAGCGGGCCTGTCTGTGGCTGCAGGACTTGGCCATGGACATGAGGAACCTTCAGCGAGCCCGTGACGACCTGCGTTTCCGGGGGGTTAAGGGGACCACGGGCACGCAGGCCAGCTTCCTGCAGCTCT CAGGGGACCATGATAAG GTGGAAGAGCTTGACAGAATGGTGACAGAGATGGCTGGTTTCAAAAA AGCCTACCTGGTGACAGGGCAGACCTACAGCCGTAAGGTGGACATCGACTCTCTGTCCAACCTGGCCAGTCTGGGAGCTACTGTCCACAAG ATCTGTACAGACATCCGCCTGCTGGCCAATCTGAAGGAGATCGAGGAGCCCTTTGAGAAAGAGCAGATCG GCTCCAGTGCCATGCCCTACAAGAGGAACCCCATGCGTGCAGAGCGTTGCTGCAGCCTGGCCCGACACTTGGTGGCGCTGCTGTCCGACCCGCTGCAGACGGCCTCAGTCCAGTGGCTGGAGAGAACTCTGGACGACAGCGCTAACAG GAGGATTTCCCTGCCTGAGTCCTTCCTGACTGCTGACATCATCCTCAGCACCCTCCAGAATATCACCGAGGGACTGGTGGTCTACCCCAAAGTGATTGAGAGACACATCCGCCATGAGCTGCCCTTCATGGCCACAGAGAACATCATCATGGCCATGGTGAAGGCTGGCGGAAACAGACAG GACTGCCATGAGAAGATCCGTGTGCTGTCCCAACAGGCAGCCGCCGTGGTCAAACAGGAGGGGGGCGATAACGACCTGCTGGCCAGGGTCCAGGCTGACCCCTACTTCACCCCCATCCTGGGACAACTGGACGCCCTCCTGGACCCCAAAACCTTCATTGGCCGTGCACCCCAGCAG GTGGCCAGGTTCCTGTCGGAGGAGGTACGCCCCCTACTGGAACCTTACAAGGCTAAAATGGATGTCAAGATTGAGCTTGAGCTCTga
- the LOC115363293 gene encoding GTPase IMAP family member 8 produces the protein MAAVSSASEAGDPGGRHPPERRLLLLGGPQSGKTSTANTILGEEVFEAGTETTHSNVGQTEIYGRRVTVVDTPQWAIPSDRDDDTEADDNDNAGAESDSPRQPPPSLDSEGPCMGAILCPPGPHAILLVVSVTQPFTDTQRRAAEEQLGALGGGTWRYSMVLFTGIDKLPKGIFIEEHIANTGEALQWLVERCGSRYHAFDNTRKDREDNTQVPELMEKVEEMITDNQGWYFEVNELILLEEEQARRALEEERMRMEEHVRQREQMIGGPPRELRVLLLGWKGVGKSSVGNSILGRRDFEAGQETELCLRRQALVSGRRVTIVDTPGWDWFSVRRTPKRIRHESQRGAALLRPGPHTLLLVLPVVSSLTARKRRTLLAHIETLFGDNACLHTMVLFSCGDWLGRTPIEEHILRGGRELHRLLEYCGNYYHVLDSKTPGKDRSISDLLDKIEEMIRENGDEAFLPIQSEWLSEESSQSSDNTEPEDDCRGCQLQ, from the exons ATGGCTGCTGTGTCCTCTGCTTCTGAGGCTG GGGATCCCGGGGGTCGCCACCCACCGGAGCGCAGGCTGCTGCTCCTGGGGGGGCCACAATCTGGGAAGACGTCCACCGCCAACACCATCCTGGGGGAGGAGGTGTTCGAGGCCGGGACGGAGACCACACACAGCAACGTGGGCCAGACGGAAATCTACGGCAGGCGCGTGACGGTGGTCGACACCCCGCAGTGGGCCATCCCCAGCGACCGGGACGATGACACCGAAGCGGACGACAACGACAACGCCGGCGCAGAGTCGGACTCCCCGCGGCAGCCGCCCCCGAGCCTGGACAGCGAGGGGCCATGTATGGGAGCCATCCTCTGCCCTCCAGGACCCCACGCCATCCTGCTGGTGGTGTCGGTCACCCAGCCCTTCACCGACACGCAGAGGCGGGCCGCGGAGGAGCAGCTGGGGGCGCTGGGCGGGGGGACCTGGAGGTACTCCATGGTGCTCTTCACTGGGATAGACAAGCTGCCCAAAGGGATCTTCATCGAGGAGCACATCGCCAACACCGGAGAGGCCCTGCAGTGGTTGGTGGAGAGGTGTGGAAGCAG GTACCATGCCTTTGATAACACTCGGAAAGACAGGGAGGACAACACCCAGGTACCCGAGCTGATGGAGAAGGTGGAGGAAATGATCACTGACAACCAAG GCTGGTACTTTGAAGTGAATGAGCTGATTCTGCTGGAAGAGGAGCAGGCCAGGAGagctctggaggaggagaggatgaggatggaggAGCATGTTAGACAGAGGGAGCAGATGATCGGAGGGCCTCCCAGAG AGCTGAGAGTGCTCTTACTTGGCTGGAAGGGTGTGGGAAAGAGCTCAGTGGGGAACTCCATCCTTGGCCGCCGGGACTTTGAGGCAGGCCAGGAGACGGAGCTGTGCCTGAGGAGGCAGGCGCTGGTATCGGGTCGCAGGGTCACCATAGTCGATACCCCGGGGTGGGACTGGTTCTCGGTGAGGCGGACCCCGAAGCGAATCCGCCATGAGTCGCAGCGCGGCGCGGCCCTCCTCCGACCGGGACCCCACACCCTGCTGCTGGTCCTCCCTGTCGTCTCATCTCTCACTGCCAGGAAGCGGCGAACCCTCCTGGCTCACATTGAGACTCTGTTTGGCGACAACGCGTGCCTCCACACCATGGTGCTGTTCAGCTGTGGTGACTGGCTGGGCCGCACGCCCATCGAAGAGCACATTCTTAGAGGCGGGAGGGAGCTGCACAGACTGCTGGAGTACTGTGGGAACTATTACCACGTCCTGGACAGTAAGACCCCCGGCAAGGACAGGAGCATCTCAGACCTGCTGGATAAGATAGAGGAGATGATCAGGGAGAATGGCGACGAGGCTTTCCTCCCCATACAGAGCGAGTGGT